The following is a genomic window from Sedimenticola thiotaurini.
ATTGCATCCCCTGATGAGTGACTGGATGAAAGCGGTGATCCGCACCACAGCGGAAAATAACCAGGAGTTTTTCGCTGCCGCCAGCGCCCGTCTGGAGGCGATGGCGCACCGTCCCGCCGCCGGTGAAGCCTGTTTAACCGGGTGCGGTTGATGCAGCAGCGCGGTTTCTATCCGCCCGGGTGGGGCATCCTTGCGATGGGCAAGGCGTTATACCGTGCCGGCATTGTGACAGACACCACTAACCCGGGAACCAGTGATGGTCCCCCCTATTCCTATAGCCAGAGATAAATATCGGGAGCAAATAGTATGTCCATCAAAATCGGCATCAATGGTTTTGGCCGCATGGGGCGGCTCTCCATGCGGGCGCTGTTCGAGCAGTCCGATGTGCAGATTGTGCAGATCAATGACCCGGCCGGCGATGCCACCATCCTGGCCCACCTGCTCAATTTCGACTCCGTACATGGTCGCTGGCAGCATGAGGCCAGGACCGAAGGGGAGACCCTGCTGATCGGCGAAACCTCAATCAGTGTCACTCGTAACACCGCCATTGCCGAAACCGACTGGTCCGGCTGTGATCTGGTGATCGAAGCCTCTGGCAAGATGAAGACCCGGTCGTTACTGCAAGCCTACCTGGATCAGGGAGTGCGGCGCGTAGTGGTGACGGCGCCGGTGAAGGAAGAGGGGGTGCTGAATGTGGTCATGGGGGTGAACGATGATCGCTACGATCCGGCTCAGCACCCGATTGTGACGGCGGCATCCTGCACCACCAACTGTCTGGCGCCGGTGGTGAAGGTGATCCATGAGGGGCTGGGCATCCGCCACGGCTCCATGACCACCATTCACGATATCACCAATACCCAGACCATCCTGGACGCACCCCACAAGGATCTGCGGCGTGCCCGCGCCTGCGGCATGAGCCTGATCCCCACCACCACCGGTTCGGCCACCGCCATCACCCACATTTTCCCCGAGCTGCAGGGCAAGCTCAACGGACATGCCATCCGTGTACCCCTGGCCAACGCGTCTATCACTGACTGTGTCTTCGAAGTGGCCCGTGAGACCACTGTTGAAGAGGTCAACGGCCTGCTTAAGGCGGCGGCGGAATCGGAACTGAAGGATATCCTCGGCTACGAGGAGCGCCCGCTGGTCTCGGTCGACTACAGGACCGACCCCCGCTCCAGCATTATTGACGCCCTCTCCACCCTGGTGGTGAACGGCACCCAGGTAAAGATCTATGCCTGGTATGACAATGAATGGGGCTACGCCAACCGGACCGCGGAGCTGGCACTGAAAGTGGCGCGACTGGATAAGGGCGCCTGAGCATGCTGAAACAGCTCTCCCCGGCGGTTCGCCAATACCTGCTGGTGACCGGCAACTACTGGGCCTTCACCCTGACCGATG
Proteins encoded in this region:
- a CDS encoding ArsJ-associated glyceraldehyde-3-phosphate dehydrogenase codes for the protein MSIKIGINGFGRMGRLSMRALFEQSDVQIVQINDPAGDATILAHLLNFDSVHGRWQHEARTEGETLLIGETSISVTRNTAIAETDWSGCDLVIEASGKMKTRSLLQAYLDQGVRRVVVTAPVKEEGVLNVVMGVNDDRYDPAQHPIVTAASCTTNCLAPVVKVIHEGLGIRHGSMTTIHDITNTQTILDAPHKDLRRARACGMSLIPTTTGSATAITHIFPELQGKLNGHAIRVPLANASITDCVFEVARETTVEEVNGLLKAAAESELKDILGYEERPLVSVDYRTDPRSSIIDALSTLVVNGTQVKIYAWYDNEWGYANRTAELALKVARLDKGA